The genomic segment GCCGAACGTCGACATCGCCGCGTTCGCCGCCTCCCAGGCGGCTTCGGAGGCCAGGTATTTCGCCATATTGGCCTCTCCGCCGGACGCCTCCCCGCGGTCGAACAGCACGGCCGCCTTGTCGCGCATCAGGCGTGCGGCCTCGAGGGCCATGTACGCCTTGGCGATTGGGAACTGCACACCCTGGTTCTGGCCGATCGGCCGCCCGAATACGACGCGCTCGCTCGCACGGCGGGTGGCGCGCTCGATGAAGAACGTTCCGTCGCCGATACATTCCGAGGCGATCAGGACCCGTTCGGCGTTCAACCCACTCAGGATGTAGGAGAACCCGAGCCCTTCCTCGCCGATGCGGTTCTCGGCGGGGATCTCGACCCCGTCGAAGATGAGTTCGTTGGTCTCGTTGTTGACCATGGTCTTGATCGGCTTCACGCTGAGGCGCTCCCCGGCGGTCCGCAGATCCAGCAGGAATAGGCTCAGACCGTGGCTGCGCTTCTTGACCTGATCCAACGGCGTCGTGCGGGCCAGCAGCAGCATCAGGTCCGAGTGCTGCACCCGCGAGATGAAGATCTTCCGGCCGTGCACCACATACCGGTCTCCCCGGCGCTCGGCAAACGTCGAGATGTGGGTGGTGTCGGTGCCCGCGTCGGGCTCGGTGACGGCGAAGGCCTGGAGCCGCAGCCTGCCCGACGCGATCTCGGGGAGGTACCGGCGCTTGTGATCCTCGCCGGCGTGGCGCAGCAGCGCGCCCATTGTATAGATCTGGGCGTGGCACGGCTGGGCGCTGCCCCCGGACCGGTTGATCTCTTCCAGGATCAACCCGGCTTCGAGCGTGCCGAGCCCGCCCCCGCCGTACTCCTTGGGGATGAGCACGGCGAGCCAGCCCGCCTCAGTCATCGCCTTGACGAACTCGTCCGGGTAGCGGCGTTCCGCGTCCAGCCCCCGCCAGTACTCCGCGGGAAACCGGCGGCACAGCTCCCGCACCTCGCCGCGGATTCGCTCCTGACGGTCGGTGAGTGAGAAGTCCATCCCCGCCTCCTTACGGTGTTAGGAGTGCCTAGATGGGAGATCGCGGGTCATCGACGCGCGGGCGTGGTCGTGCGGCGCGGCACCAGCGGGTCGACGAGCGTGTTCACGTCCGGCACCGTCTCGATGGACTCGAGGAGCATGAGCGCCCGATCGATCGCCTCGGCTTCGAGCACCCTGCCGGCGCAGTCGCGGAACTTGGCCACGAGTTCCTCGCGGCGGAGGGGGGCGGCTGGGGATCCCCGCGGATGGTCGACCCTGCGCGCCAACCGTCGGCCTCCCCGCGTCCGAATCTCGATGGTCACGTACCCTCCGGTCGACGGATTCCATGTGTCGTTGATCGTGGGGTCCTCGACGGTCGTCA from the bacterium genome contains:
- a CDS encoding acyl-CoA dehydrogenase family protein, coding for MDFSLTDRQERIRGEVRELCRRFPAEYWRGLDAERRYPDEFVKAMTEAGWLAVLIPKEYGGGGLGTLEAGLILEEINRSGGSAQPCHAQIYTMGALLRHAGEDHKRRYLPEIASGRLRLQAFAVTEPDAGTDTTHISTFAERRGDRYVVHGRKIFISRVQHSDLMLLLARTTPLDQVKKRSHGLSLFLLDLRTAGERLSVKPIKTMVNNETNELIFDGVEIPAENRIGEEGLGFSYILSGLNAERVLIASECIGDGTFFIERATRRASERVVFGRPIGQNQGVQFPIAKAYMALEAARLMRDKAAVLFDRGEASGGEANMAKYLASEAAWEAANAAMSTFGGYGMAVEYDIERKFREGRLHLVAPIANNLVLSYVGQHILGMPRSF